The following DNA comes from Fusarium fujikuroi IMI 58289 draft genome, chromosome FFUJ_chr03.
GTCGTGGTGTCAGACAGACACACATGGTTGAGCGTCAAGTCAAACACACAAAAAAGCCAAGGAGTTAAACCCCAGCCCCAACACAACAGAGCGGTCTGGAATATGCGCGGCCAGAAGGGGGAATTGCTCAGCAACCCTGTGCCATGCAACCGGGTTCGAAGATCGCGTTTCCGTGAAATTAATAGGGCGCTTGGTTGAGCTGGGATGAGACAACAAGCAACAAtgtctctcctctctctgtctctgcaGGCCCCGGGTATCGGGCCTAGCTCCATACTGTAcatttttatactttccAGTTCCGGGGATGGGGAGGACCCTTGCTAATCCACACTGTCCGGTGCTCCGTGCATCAAATGGTGCCATTCGAGAATGTCTAAGTGCCTGCGGGTACTGTACCTCGACAGCTCTGTTTTGCTGGCGAGGAACATGGCGAGCCCTTCCAGTTTCCGTCGGTGAAGTTGTCATGTACTGTACTGTGCAGGAccgtgtcgtgtcgtgtcgtgtgTCCGTGGACCCTTGGTCTGGGGACTTCGGTTGATGGGTGGTGGCGGACGACTAGTGCGGCAGTGAATAGCATTCCCATTTCCTTTGCTCGACTCTTGTCATATATAgacccttcttttcctccgACTTCGGTttcctccttttcttttcttttcttttcgaTTTCCTTTAGTTCTTAACGGGACGCTGGTTCCTTTACCATatttctcatctctctcaTACTCTCGAAGGGTGTACCATCTTATCTTGTGTAGTTCAACAAGATACACCCAAACACCTTACACCGTACTATCCTCCCTCCAGATAGCAAATCTACTCCTCAGGAGACCATTCTTTCTTTAGTTTACTATATATCACATCCATCAGAATGCACGGTTACAGTTCATCAGAAGAGTCCGACGATCCTCGTCGGCCTCGTGCCCAACCTGCCACCACCAATAACAACGaccagaagaaaaagaaaaagaagaagctcccgCCCCAAAAGAGCATCAACCGCATCTGGAAGAAGTTCTCCAAGCGCAAGTTTCACAAGGCTCTCGCCGTCCTCCCATTCGACCCCGTGCAACCTCCTGCTACCTACTATTCCAACGAGCTCTTATCAGCCGGTTACGAGCGAGCCGCTGAGGAATGTCGACgcaaggttgagaagatcatcaaagaATGCAAGCGAGTGAATATGCGATATCGAGATCCTGGTTGGGATTTGGTGAGTTTGCCGTCTGTTCGTATTCCGTGTGAATTTGGCGCTAATGCACTTCCTAGGATTGGGATCTCAAGTATGAGAAGGGCCATTGCTTGAATAACCTGGGATCGCAGAAATTCGAGCTCAACAGGACAACACTGCTGAGCTCAAAGGCGGCTGTTCCCAAGGCCGTCAAGCGCGTGCACGAGATCTTTGAGAATCCCACCTTCATGAAAGAGGTTAGTGGTGGTGACGTCAAGCAGGGCAGTCTGGGAGACTGCTGGATCATGGCTGGCCTAACAGCTCTGGCCAATGTTGCAGGAGGTCTACAGCGGATCTGCGTTGCCCATGACACAAAGATCGGCATCTACGGCTTTGTCTTTTATCGAGATGGCGAATGGATCTACTCCATCATCGACGATAAACTCTATCTCAAATCCCCCTTGTGGGATTCCCCCTCCATGCAGAGAGATCTTCTGCAGCAGATCGATCGTGAGGATAATGAGAATGTTTATCGCAAGACCTATCAGACTGGCTCCAAGGCTCTTTTCTTTGCGCAGTGCAGAGATCAGAATGAGACTTGGGTTCCTCTCTTCGAGAAGGCCTACGCCAAGGCTCATGGTGACTATGCGTCATTGGCGGGTGGCTGGATCGGTGAGGGTGTCGAGGATCTCTCTGGTGGAGTTACCACTGAGCTCTTGACGTCTGACATTCTCGATATCGATGAGTTTTGGGATAAGGAGATGTCACGAGTCAACGATGAGTTCCTCTTTGGCGCTTCTACTGGTCTGCTTGAGCATGGCTACGGTGAGCGCAATGGCATCTCTGAAGGGCATGCCTATGTCGTCATGGAGGCACGTACTCTAAAGTCTGGCCAGCGCTTGGTCAAGCTTCGCAATCCTTGGGGTAAGGTCCGCAAGGGTATTTGGGAGGGAGCTTGGAGTGATGGCTCCAAGGAGTGGACTACCGAGGtgcaggaggagatggaccaCAAATTCGGCAGCGACTCTGTTTTCTGGATTTCTTATGAGGATCTTATTCGGAAATATTCTCACTTCGACCGTACTCGACTCTTCCGCGATCGAGACTGGCGATGCTGCCAGCGCTggattggtgttgatgttccGTGGAAGGCGGCTTACCATGAGAAGTTCCACATCAAGTTGACCCAGGACTCGCCTCTTGTTCTGGTTCTTTCACAGCTTGACGGTCGGTATTTCAAGGGTCTTCATGGACAGTACTCCTTCCGTCTTCACTTCCGACTTCACTACGAGGACAGCCCCAATGCCGAGGACTATATTGTCCGGTCTCACGGCAACTATCTCATGGAGCGTTCTGTTTCTGTTGAGCTTCCTGATCTTCCCGCTGGCAACTACGTCGTTTACCTCAAGGTCACTGGCGAGCGAGACTCCAACGCTCAATCTGTCGAGCAGGTCGTCAAGCGCGAGGCTGCCGACAGGACCGAGAATGAGAAGCTAGCTCAGGTTGGTTACGCCTATGATCTAGCCCACAGCAAGGCTTGGGACCACATGGACAAGGTCAGCAAGCTTCGCCAGAAAAAGGAtcagaagaaggcttctgCCAGTCGCCAGAAGGAGCGTCGCCGTATGTGGGAGAAGCGCGCTACCAACCGCGACGTCACCAAGCAACAGACTAAGAAAAACGCGGACAAGAGAAAACGACGTCGCGCAGAGTGGGAGGCCGAGCAGAACCGCCTTGATGAGGAATTCAacgccaaggtcaaggctgagcgcgagcagatgaagaaggagaggctTGCtaaggctgaggctgagaaggccgctgaggctgagaagagggctcaagaagctgatgatgaggctttgagaaagaagactgaggagatcaagattTCGGAAGACAAGGATGAGCCTGTCGTCGTAGATGAGCACCACAAGGATCATGACGACGCGGTTATTTCCGTCTCCACTGGATCGCCTCACTTGACTCCTAAGTCTATGGACTCTACAGCCGAGGGtgctgaagagaagcaggaagTTCCCCCAGTCAGCGGAGGACCTCCAGCTCCcatcgaggaagaagagcctcTCCCCGTCCGCCCTCGACCTGCCTACGATTCTGCAGGCGAGTCATCCGACTCACCCGTTCAAGACTGGGAAGCTCTCTACAGCAGCGACGACATGGCTCGCAAGCCTCGCCTCACACAAGCCAACCAAGGCGCCGCCCAAGACGAATACGACtcggaggaggaaaagatgCCCGAGCCGTGGAACGCCATCTGCATCGTCGGCGTCCGCGTGTActccaaggacgagaacCTGGAGCTGCGCACCGTCATGGAAGGCGGTGAGCTTCTAGAGGGCGGCATGGGCTCCAAGGGCGCCGCAGATCTCGACAACGCTCAGTCCAACGCGGGCGGTGGACGAGCCGACGACAAGGATGCTTCCAAGACGAAGCAGGATGACAGGTCGTATCCCCCCGTCATCCGCAAAGACGGAAAATACGTGGAAGATGAGAATACATCTGGAGAAAAGTATTCTTCTATCCAGAGCTATTTCCACATTGACTCTGCTTTTACGACGAGGGTCAATTCTCCAGCCCCGACACCTTATGAGCATGATCGGAGGTTGGAGTTCTCTGCTGCTAGCCGATAAGGCTTGAGCTTATGGAATTCTGTTTGAGAGCGTATTAGAGATTTTAGAATGATCATGACTCGAGGGTATACGGTATCGAGATGATATAGATTATAGGTTAATATTTTGATGTTTTGGGAATAGGATGAATGGATGTAGGATAGGCGCAGGTGTTGGGATTCTTTCAGGAACGATGACATGAACCGTTTTTGTTTAGCAGAGATATCAAGAATGTTTTGAACAATGGATCACAATTACAAACAACTTCAGTTTCCTGAATGATACCATTTTGAGCTGATTGATGCGAGACTTGCGACAAAGTAACACAAATGGCGGCATCAGCCTTTCCACGTGCAAACAAACACAAACAGGAATGCAAATTCCACGTTCCAGGTCGCAAACAGATTGGACTGCAGGCTGCAGGTCCTGAGATAGTCACAGCCATGCGCTAAACGTGCCTAGACGGGCCAGGTTAGTCCCTGGAAATCACGAGTCAGCTCCTGTAACCGAGCTTTTTTGGAGGCGTCAGCTGCCTAGACTGTGTGGAGCCTAGGCACCTTCATGGAAAGTGGGTGCGATAACGGAAGCTTAGCTTATCGCACCCCAAGTTCCGTCATCGTTCAAGCTCTCCCCCGTCTGGTCCGTCCGTATCTcaactttcttcttccttttcatctcgtgtaattattaacttttttatctttcttgTACCATCTATTCTTATCGCTCCCATCATGTAGTCATGGGTGAATACTAGTATCTAacattacctacctacatcaCATTcaacatggcttcttcttcttccaaaagCTCTTTGCGCCGTAGTCATGGCGACTCATCCGGAGCCTCGTCTGGACATTCGCATCCACGATCAGCGACACAATCTCGACTTTCCACCGCACCCTCTATCGATATCGACACTCTCGTTAACCACCTCCTCGTCGCGAAACGATCGCTTTCTTCTATGACTCTTGTCCTCCGTGCGAATGAGATCGCGAATGATGCTAGGCAGTCACATGATGATGTATCCATCCTGGCTGCGCAGGCGGGCTTCTTACGAACGTCTATACTGGATCAGACGGCGATTCTGGTGAGAACTAGGAGGAGCTTGCAGAGCACTTATGAGTGGGGAAAGAAGGACTTTCGAAAGCTGGTCAAGTCGATGGACTTGGTCGATGGGCAGCTTGATCTTACTATGGAGATGCTGCGCGAGACTGGGGTTGAGAGTGTTTTTAGACCTCAGGGTGAAGAGAGACGAAGTCTTCTTGATTTTATCGATGAAGGAGGCGTGGATGGAGTGCGCGAGGCGATGAAGCAGAGCATCCAGGAGCTACAGGTAAGCTATCCAGCAAAAGACATCGCCAGTCATGCGCTGACACCGATTAGGCTATTCAGCAATCCTTTGACGGAGATCTACTCCGTTTCGATAACGACATCCGGAACCTGAAGAAAGTGGTGGCCGATACGCCCAGCATACAGGATATACCACAGGGCAATAATCCATCGGCCGGCGAGATCCTCGAGAGTCTAGTCGACCATTCAGCCAACATGGCCCAGCTCCTCGCATCACTGAACCATCACTTCGACATGTGCGTCACCGCGATCCGAACGACCGAAGGCGGCGTAGCACTCGCTCGCCGTAGAGCTGCCGAGGCTACACAGTCCCAAGGAAATGACGGGGTTTCCATTTCAGGCGTCATCGCCGAACAAGAGTCTAATGTGTCCGACCTCGAACCCAAAACGGCGAAAGACCGAGCTGAGATGTTAAAAGTCGTCGTGCAAGACGCACGCGAGGTCGACGACGTGGTGCAGGAGATACAAGAGCGCCTCACGGCAATGGAGCAGGATTACACAGTGCTGCAGGAACAGCACGACATCTCAAAACAGGCCTACACGGGCATGCTACAGGCATACGCTATTTTGGGCGATATCGGCGATCGACTCGCTGACTACCTCGCGGCCGAGGGAGACTTTAAAACACGATGGGacatggagaaggagagcGTCTTTGCCAAGCTGCAAGAGATGCAGCAGCTCAAGGACTTTTACGAGCGCTACGCAAGTGCGTACGACAGTCTGATTCTCGAAGTCGAGCGCCGTCGCGCCGTAGACGATCGCGTGCGCAGCCTCTGGCGCAAAGCACAAGAGAACGTGGACAAGCTCCTCGAGACAGACCGCGTGTCGCGCGAGGCGTTCCGGCAGGACGTGGGAGAGTTTCTGCCGACGGATCTGTGGGCGGGTATGCAGGGTTCTGCGAAGAAGTGGACTGTTGTGAAGGAGGGTgagggagatggagatggagaggtgCAGCCGTTGAGGAGGAGTGTTGTTGAGGCGGCGAAGGAGAGACTTGCGAGGGCGGGGGAGAGACGGGGAGTGAGATAGGAGTGATTATTAGATATGTACGATTGGGATTGATAGCTGGGATGGCGTTTTGGATAGGGTGGTTATCTGGGATTGGGAATAATACTCCACATATTGCTTGCTATGAACTAGAGTTATCTGATGGTGGTTGTggtatgttgatgagatatAACAAGACAACGGACTGGTAGGATTTCTTACTTATCCTTTGGCCAAAGGTAGCATGATTTGATCAATGGTCATTCTCATTTTCAAACGATCGACACTTGTGACGGCTCAACGGCAGCTAATCTTAGTTGCTGCTACTTGTAAGACGTTGTGTCGAGGCGTGTTGCTTTGATGCTAAACATGTTATGAGGCCCGTGTTATCTCCAACGAGCTATGCACGGGCCGTGAAAGGCTAACTAGCATAGCCTCTGCGTAGATCCCGTAGACGACGGACATCAGTCTGTGGATGGTTGTCAATCACGGATATCGACTATAGTGTCTTATCATTTGTTTGCTTGCATGCAGGGTTGTTGCGACAAAATAAATTAAGTGAGGGTTATGCTAAGATCTTAAAATGCTATGCAGTTGAGTTTCGTAAAGATCGTGATGATTTAAGATTCCGTTGCTCCATCCATGTTGCTGTCATTATTCCGGCCGTTTCTCATTACACACAAAATAACCTAAATGAAACGATTTGTGCCCTTCACTTCAACTCTTCGTTTGGACTGTCTAAACAATCTCCAGAGCTGCATGAGTCAAGATCATCGGGCTTGATGGATGACAAGAACTCCGTCACTGAGctcatgatgaagacatgCAAGTCTTTCTCGTCGGTAGAAACCATGTCGGAGAAGATGGGCGATAGCTTGCGATAAACATCTGAGGTGATATCTGGGTTGATGGTGACGATATTGTTGAGGACATCGGCGAGCATGTGCGTTGCTCGAGACATGGAGCGAGCTCCTGTTCCTCCTAGAGTGGTGACGGAGTCTTTGGCTGTGCTGTGCAGTTCTTTTGTGATGATGTAGACATTGCtgagaagagcttgactATTGTCTTGGGTGAGATCAAGAGTTGGAGTCCTGTCCATGATGGAGACTGTTCGAGAGAGTGTTGCTCTGATGCTGTTCATCTTGCGAACGACTTTGTGCACAGCGTTGTCCTTCGACAGTCTCTCAACCTTAGTTTCCTCCAAAACAGATTCTTTACCGTTTGTTAGTAAATGGAGTGACAGGAGGCATACTCGACGTACCGATGTCATCACATCTCTCCTTaatcttctcagcaacacGCTCTACCAAGCTAACCAAGCTCACACCCTTGCGGCTGATCGAGCGCTTGACGTGAGAAGTACGTCCTTTCTTCACTGAAGCTACAGTGACGCCAATGCGCGGTGTAGCAAAGGCTGGTAGACGGCGAGCTTCAAGTGTCTCATCTCTGACGATGACTGTCTTGGACAGGGAAGTAGCCAAGACACCAGTGAAGAGCGTGACTGTGAGGAAGAGTGtcaacttcatgatgaacaaccgaagacgaagaagaaaattaTAACGAAAGATAAGGGGGGTAAGGAGCAGAGCTGCCAGAGCTGATGAGATCTTGGCAAGGAGAGGGCATCACAGCCTTATACTTCCTGAGCACAAGCTTCAAGGCTTGAGCTTACACCCTATTAACGGCATGGACATGATCGACCGCCGATCTTATCCCCTTCCTACAGGgaaatataaagcttaaagcgGGAGGATCTGCAAGTTCCTGAGGTAAAACCTTAGATTGGGCTGTAGCATTCCCCCCTGCGCCGAGggggaaaagaaaacacTGGGTGCTACTCATGCCAGAAACAGCAGGCTTTGAACTTGATGGTTTTCTTTCCGGCCAAGCCCGCCACCTCGTTCAGAAAAGCTTGGTGTTACATCAGAGAGTTCGGTGTAACCTGGTCTTGAATGCTGTGGTattggatgagaagatggcgatcGCTACGGACGATTTAACATGGCTGAAGATCTGGGTTCTGCTGGGTATAGAGTGAGTCTGGATAGGAGAGCATGGTAGAAGCATTCAGCACcgataaatagttattacCTGTGAGCATCTACTGTATCTTTGGTAACTCTGCTGAAGATACTCATCTCACCGTCCCCTCCCCTCCGAAAGCATCTAAGCTGACTCCGATCTCCTTTCCACTCTATCATCTGCCAAGTTCCCCACTGCCAGTGGCAGATAACCGTCTTTTCACATTCCCATCCCCGTCCTCAATCGCAGATCTTCAGAACCTGAACTACCGGATTAGTTCCCACCCAGCCCCGATAAGCTTCTCCCTGAGACAGCCCACATTCCTGCCCCCTTTTTCCCTACGCACCCATGATCGTTTCAGGCATTTTGTGTTCGGCCGCGTTAGTTTAAAATTGAATCATAGATCTCGGTCGTCTCGGCAGGAAGTGACCTGTCAATCAGCTGATCTAGATGAGGCTTGATATAAGATGGCTGCCTTTGGAATGGTGGGCGGATGCGTGGACGGGAAGTGAGGAGCCACCCATCCGTGGTTTACAAAAGAGGTCTAGATGTCTTGGTAGACGGGAATTGGGTAGAGCTTAGCTTTGACGGGAATATGGACGAGGCGTTGTGTCGTAGATTGTGTTTTTGCGAGGCGCGGATGAGGCTGAAGACGGGCGTTGGACTGATATTTAGCATCACATTAAGCAGCCTCAAGTCGGGCTGCGGAGCGTGGTCTGCCGTTGTCCTTCTCCCCCGGTGGACTTCGAGGAGACTTGTCTCTCTAGTGCTGGCCAAGTCTTCTCCATGATTGTCACCAAAGGAGACCTCTTCAATCCTACCCTCAGAGTCGTCTAGTTCGTCGTTGTCTCATTACCAAAAGGTTTCCGCCCATACACAACAGTCCTGTAGATCGTCAGCAAACCCCACATCCGCTCCTCTAATAAGGGCGCAACTCACGTCTCAATCCATGCACATTTACTCTtatccttcatctcctcacgGAACAGCCCCAGCAGCACTTGAACCTCCTCTCTATACCACCCCAGCAGATCCATGAGCAGCAAATTCGCATACCCTTCAATACTCTGCTCCAGAGCCTCTAGGAACAGCTCTCCTGCTCGTTTTAGCCTCTGGTCACTGGGCCACAAGTGCATGGgcgccttgatcttcttctccacgaTGTCGACAAAGCCTGCTGCTCTGAGATTATCCCGCATCGTGTGTCCTTTGCAAACGGCGAATGAACGGCCCATTTTCTCACCGGCGGTGTAGAATGTATCAGCCCAGGTGTTGAAGACGTGGTCGGGGGGTAACTTGACGTGATCGGATTGGAGCTTGACGTCCATTTCTAGATCTTGGATCCAGCCTCCTGGTGCAAGGTGCGTATATGCCTTGCTGTATAGGTCGACCCAGTCGGGAACACTGCCATACATGGCGCGGATGTGAATAAAGTCGAAGTGGTTTTCAGGCCACGTCCAGTCGAGCAGACAATCTTCAATGACGAACTTGACGTTTGGAGGAACCACGACTGGTTGAATAGGACTCAGATCTGTGCCTGTGACTTCAGCCTCTGGGTATTCATCTCCAAAGTCAATCGCCCAAATCCCCGTCCCCGTACCGATATCCAACACACGTTTCGGTGCTTCTATAGGTGCAAGAAACAGTTTCTCATCGAGAGTGAAGAACAGTCCGACATGCGTGAGGTCCAGACCATGGTTCTGCTGCGCATCATTAGGCGCCCAATACTCCGTCGACTGAATATTCTCATACGTCCTCCCATAGCGATTTCGGTACGCAAGAATACTGCTTGTTATCGACACCGTCGACATATCACCAGAAATCGactcgccatcctcatcgtcgatcAGATCAGCGAGAATCTGCTCGTTTGGTTCAGTTTCCGGCGACGCGGTCTCGGAATACACGACAGGTGGTCCCATTGTGTTGGTGGCTTGCTCAATGCACGTTTTCCCCCTGCCAACAAATTGACTTGGAGTTAGATtacaggaagaagaggaagaaaaatgaCGCTTTCTTCAGCTGTTGGGCGCTGTTTGGTCTTTTTACGTATCATGCATCGATTACTGAACCATGTAGTAATGATCGTCTATGCCCCGCAGGGATCTAAGTCTGAGACAAAAATGATGTGTCTCATTTTCAGAAGCACGATGAAGTGTTCGCCGTAaggatccatccatcatccatcaacacAAACACGCATATGTATAGCTGAGATAAGTAATCTTTATCTGTAAGGTACAGTATATTCTTGATGTCATGTAGTGACGCAAGTTGGGTTAATAGGTATCCGCATCACGGATCGAGGACTGCTTCTTCATTACTCTGAATCATTTTGCAGGCGATCAATGAGGGCCAAAAACGGGGGCCCGGGACAAAGGCTTAGCTGAAAAGCCTCCAAAAGCAATATTGTCATGCGGCAGTCTCAGGTTTCTTCCAATCTTTGTGAATAGCCTGAGCCACTCCAATCAGATGGAGGAAGTACCCAAGCGGTGCATAAGCCACACATCACCAAGAAAGCTCACGATGCACTGCAGCAATGTGCAGAGCTGGAGTCAGGCTCCTGTACGTGCGGACCAATTGCATAGAGGTAGAAGAGTCGTAGGCTGGCAGGAGTAAGCTGCCATCAGCAAGTTTGTTGAGCCAaaagcttgtctttgataCATTCCATTGATCTCATGCATCAATAGTCTCGACTAGTGAGTTTAGTTCAAAGTAATCGCTGTTATAACAATTGCAACAATGACAAAAGCCCGCGGGtttatataggctatatcTAACCTTGACCTATAGAGCTTGGCTAGCACTAAGCCCAAGACATTCGGAGCTGAGCTCCGGTGTCTCACCCCCGTACCGGGCCCGTGAGAATTTCCTATTCAGGCAATGCACTCAACACCTCCACTGCTTCATTACCAACTTAATCATTAAACACAAAACTTCACATAAAAGAACGAAGTAGTTCCTCAAATATCTCACATTGAATACCCCCACAGGAGGCTACCCATAAGTAAATATCTACATCAAATGAATAATATATACCCCCTCCAAGAAAACAAACATCCCCAGGAAGCTTATACACACACATCACCACTTACACTCAAGCAGTGCAAGCAGGAGCGTCAGCAGTGACGGTGACGTAGTGGGTCTCAGCAGCAGAAACAGTAACATATGAAGTCACGATAGTGTTGCTACCGgcattgttgttgctgccGGCATTGCCATAGTTGTTGTTGCTACCagcgttgttgttgttgttggagccCTTGGAGCCGGaaccagtcttgtcagaTGAGCTCTGTCCAGTGGGCTTGGGCACGGGGTAAGCGTTGTCCTTAGTCTTAGTAAATGCGGCGGTGTTAGCGGCTGCGGAGATTCCTTGGGCCGTGTTGCTGGGTGTCGCGGGTTGGGTGTCGTactcatcaccatcgtcgGCAGGGcactcctcatcatcatcaccggtCTCGggctcctcatcctcatcgcagtcctcgtcatcgccagTCTCAGCGGCAGCAGAGGGAGTGggctcgtcctcgtcgtcacAGTCCTCATCGTCACCCTCGTCAACGggctcctcgtcatcgcagtcctcgtcgtcgccgGCATCGggggcagtggcagtgggcTCGGGAACGGCGGTGGTCACGCTCTCGAAGATGGGGCCGAGGGCGGAAGAAGTAACAGCGACGGCCTCGAGGGTGGTAGCACTGGGCTTCTCGGCGGCAGGGGCGGAGGTAGCAACGGGAGCAGCAGAGGCAGCGGAAGAAGGCTTGGTggaaccagagccagagccagcgCCGACGACAAAGTCAACGCAAGACTCGTAGGTCTGGTCGATATCAGGAGCATCCCAGAACCACTGGAGAACACAGTCACCAGCCTTGGTGCACTCACCACCCAAGCTCTCGGGAAGAGTGACGCTGAAGGCAGTGTTGTTGGGGTTGAGACCAGCGTTGGCAGCATAGTTCTCAAACTCGATAAGAGGCTCTCCGATCATCTTATCAGTGGAGGTCTTGACAACGGAGACGTTGGCATAACCGGTGTGGGGAGCAGCGATGTTGACGTCAAAGTCAATCTTCTCGCCGAGCTTGTAGCTCTGGACATTGTCCTTGTTGTCGTCGAACTGGAAGCCCTTGCACAGCCAGAGGTTGCACTCCTTGGCGTCGAAGTTGGATCCGACGACCTGCTTGATGCCCTGGACGTTGCCGTTGATGTCGGCCTCCTGCTGGTAGAAGGGCTGCTCGCCACAGGCAGCCTTGAAGGCGTTGCCGGGCTTGCGGGAGAGAGGAGACTTGACGAAGCCGTGGGCGGCGACGAGGGGAAGAAGAGTAAGAAGGGCGGCGGCGTTCTTCATTTTGGCGGTAGATATAAAAGTCTTGGGTAGTTTTTGTGTGAATTGATTCGTGAGAGTCTCTAGGACCAGATGTAAAGGTTGTAAAGAGTGGTTTTTGTGAATTGAACGGCCGTCAAGGCTCTGAACGAAAGTGAATGATTGGAATGAAAGTGAAGTACAAAAAAGTacaagaaaaaaagaatggCGAATCTGGTCCTTCGAGGTCCGTGAAAGAAtagaggttgaggagagagagaagggaGCAAAAATGAGGGTTGATCAAGTTGGATATATAGTCGAGACACTGCTCGGCGGATGACTTCTACACAGGGTTTAGCGATGGGGATCTGATACTCGGCGTCTGAGGCGAGGCGGTGGACCGTGGGCCTCGCTCCGTAGTCAATCTCGTTGACGTTGGTGATCCTTGTCGTTGGGTGTAAGTCAGACGGCGAGTTGATGCTGGGGTTTAGACTACAAGCGCCGGTCTAGAAGCAAGCAGATCATGTTACTCTATGACCATATTTTTAATATCATTCTCCAATCTATTACTATCACTTATACCAAGTCTATATCTTCCTCAATATGATTATCTGTTCATACAAACATGTTTAGTTTCCCATCAAAACATGTCACTCATCCCGTTTCGTCCCTCTCCAAACCAAACACTCAACATCTCGTCTCCCTTTCTAAGCgatcagtcagtcagtccCCCCATGTCTTACACCGTCGCCAAGGCCCGACTTCACCGGAATTCGAATCTGCCAAAAAGACAATTCGTCCGGCCTATTCAACCGCTCTCAGGTCTTCCCCACTGTATCTATCAACCCCTTGTCAGGGCCTGTTTGGAGCCAGCGCAAGGGGCGCTAAGATCATTGGTGGAACATCCAACGGCTGTGTTTGAGCCTCAAGATGGAATCATAGAAAATGTCTTGAGCCGCCGAGTTTAATTAGAGAGATTCTTCCGGGGACTTCGCTTATTCGTGATGACCACTTGCCCATATCTTCGCGTAGCACCAACGCAGTATTCTCAAGATG
Coding sequences within:
- a CDS encoding related to calpain-like protein codes for the protein MHGYSSSEESDDPRRPRAQPATTNNNDQKKKKKKKLPPQKSINRIWKKFSKRKFHKALAVLPFDPVQPPATYYSNELLSAGYERAAEECRRKVEKIIKECKRVNMRYRDPGWDLDWDLKYEKGHCLNNLGSQKFELNRTTLLSSKAAVPKAVKRVHEIFENPTFMKEVSGGDVKQGSLGDCWIMAGLTALANVAGGLQRICVAHDTKIGIYGFVFYRDGEWIYSIIDDKLYLKSPLWDSPSMQRDLLQQIDREDNENVYRKTYQTGSKALFFAQCRDQNETWVPLFEKAYAKAHGDYASLAGGWIGEGVEDLSGGVTTELLTSDILDIDEFWDKEMSRVNDEFLFGASTGLLEHGYGERNGISEGHAYVVMEARTLKSGQRLVKLRNPWGKVRKGIWEGAWSDGSKEWTTEVQEEMDHKFGSDSVFWISYEDLIRKYSHFDRTRLFRDRDWRCCQRWIGVDVPWKAAYHEKFHIKLTQDSPLVLVLSQLDGRYFKGLHGQYSFRLHFRLHYEDSPNAEDYIVRSHGNYLMERSVSVELPDLPAGNYVVYLKVTGERDSNAQSVEQVVKREAADRTENEKLAQVGYAYDLAHSKAWDHMDKVSKLRQKKDQKKASASRQKERRRMWEKRATNRDVTKQQTKKNADKRKRRRAEWEAEQNRLDEEFNAKVKAEREQMKKERLAKAEAEKAAEAEKRAQEADDEALRKKTEEIKISEDKDEPVVVDEHHKDHDDAVISVSTGSPHLTPKSMDSTAEGAEEKQEVPPVSGGPPAPIEEEEPLPVRPRPAYDSAGESSDSPVQDWEALYSSDDMARKPRLTQANQGAAQDEYDSEEEKMPEPWNAICIVGVRVYSKDENLELRTVMEGGELLEGGMGSKGAADLDNAQSNAGGGRADDKDASKTKQDDRSYPPVIRKDGKYVEDENTSGEKYSSIQSYFHIDSAFTTRVNSPAPTPYEHDRRLEFSAASR
- a CDS encoding related to protein involved in authophagy (APG17) translates to MASSSSKSSLRRSHGDSSGASSGHSHPRSATQSRLSTAPSIDIDTLVNHLLVAKRSLSSMTLVLRANEIANDARQSHDDVSILAAQAGFLRTSILDQTAILVRTRRSLQSTYEWGKKDFRKLVKSMDLVDGQLDLTMEMLRETGVESVFRPQGEERRSLLDFIDEGGVDGVREAMKQSIQELQAIQQSFDGDLLRFDNDIRNLKKVVADTPSIQDIPQGNNPSAGEILESLVDHSANMAQLLASLNHHFDMCVTAIRTTEGGVALARRRAAEATQSQGNDGVSISGVIAEQESNVSDLEPKTAKDRAEMLKVVVQDAREVDDVVQEIQERLTAMEQDYTVLQEQHDISKQAYTGMLQAYAILGDIGDRLADYLAAEGDFKTRWDMEKESVFAKLQEMQQLKDFYERYASAYDSLILEVERRRAVDDRVRSLWRKAQENVDKLLETDRVSREAFRQDVGEFLPTDLWAGMQGSAKKWTVVKEGEGDGDGEVQPLRRSVVEAAKERLARAGERRGVR
- a CDS encoding related to methyltransferase codes for the protein MGPPVVYSETASPETEPNEQILADLIDDEDGESISGDMSTVSITSSILAYRNRYGRTYENIQSTEYWAPNDAQQNHGLDLTHVGLFFTLDEKLFLAPIEAPKRVLDIGTGTGIWAIDFGDEYPEAEVTGTDLSPIQPVVVPPNVKFVIEDCLLDWTWPENHFDFIHIRAMYGSVPDWVDLYSKAYTHLAPGGWIQDLEMDVKLQSDHVKLPPDHVFNTWADTFYTAGEKMGRSFAVCKGHTMRDNLRAAGFVDIVEKKIKAPMHLWPSDQRLKRAGELFLEALEQSIEGYANLLLMDLLGWYREEVQVLLGLFREEMKDKSKCAWIETTVVYGRKPFGNETTTN